In a single window of the Streptomyces sp. NBC_00353 genome:
- a CDS encoding DegV family protein: MSRHVAIVTDSTAYLPPQAMERHGITAVPLTVVLGDQALEEGTEISARSLALALQKRHPVTTSRPSPEVFAATYRAAAEAGAAGIVSLHLSAEFSGTYDAALLAAKDAPVPVRVVDTGMVAMALGFCALAAAEAVEAGGSLDEAVVAAEKRAAGTSAYFYVDTLDYLRRGGRIGAAQALLGSALAVKPLLQLDGGRIELLEKVRTASKAIARLEEIVAERAGTGRVDIAVHHLAASERAERLAERLRERVPGLVDLHVSEVGAVIGAHTGPGLLGAVVSPR, translated from the coding sequence ATGTCCCGCCATGTCGCGATCGTCACCGATTCCACGGCCTACCTGCCGCCCCAGGCGATGGAGCGGCATGGCATCACCGCAGTGCCGCTCACCGTTGTCCTCGGCGATCAGGCGCTGGAGGAGGGCACCGAGATCTCGGCCCGCTCCCTCGCGCTGGCGCTCCAGAAGCGGCACCCCGTGACGACGTCCCGCCCCAGTCCCGAGGTCTTCGCCGCCACGTACCGGGCTGCGGCCGAAGCCGGCGCCGCCGGCATCGTCTCGCTGCACCTCTCGGCCGAATTCTCGGGCACGTACGACGCCGCGCTGCTCGCCGCGAAGGATGCCCCGGTGCCGGTACGGGTGGTGGACACCGGCATGGTCGCCATGGCCCTGGGGTTCTGCGCCCTGGCTGCGGCCGAGGCGGTGGAGGCGGGCGGCAGCCTGGACGAGGCGGTCGTGGCCGCCGAGAAGCGGGCCGCGGGCACCTCCGCCTACTTCTACGTCGACACGCTGGACTATCTGCGCCGCGGGGGACGCATCGGCGCGGCCCAGGCGCTGCTGGGGTCGGCGCTCGCGGTGAAACCCCTGCTCCAGTTGGACGGTGGCCGGATCGAGCTGCTGGAGAAGGTGCGGACGGCGTCGAAGGCCATCGCGCGGCTGGAAGAGATCGTCGCCGAGCGGGCGGGCACCGGCCGGGTGGACATCGCCGTGCACCACCTGGCGGCGTCCGAACGGGCCGAGCGGCTGGCCGAGAGGCTGCGGGAGCGCGTTCCGGGACTCGTCGATCTGCATGTCAGCGAGGTCGGCGCGGTGATCGGCGCGCACACCGGTCCCGGTCTGCTCGGAGCAGTGGTTTCGCCTCGCTGA
- a CDS encoding helix-hairpin-helix domain-containing protein has protein sequence MWLQLRCGLEPRTLAALAVVLVAAAVFAAVHFWSARPQSVRAPDPVSEGAQAPASDPRMDGGVERARTPDPSPGPPPTGGPGGGIVVDVSGKVRRPGIYPLPSGARVADALRAAGGVRSGVDLTGLNRARVLMDGEQVVVGAPPGPQAFGATGGAAAGGAAAGAGGGPTTGPVSLNSATVEQLDTLPGVGPVLAQHIVDYRTQHGGFRSVGELREVNGIGDRRFADLQPLVRP, from the coding sequence ATGTGGTTGCAGCTCAGGTGCGGTCTGGAGCCGAGAACCCTCGCCGCGCTGGCCGTCGTCCTGGTCGCCGCCGCGGTCTTCGCCGCCGTCCACTTCTGGTCCGCACGCCCGCAGTCCGTCCGTGCCCCCGATCCGGTCAGCGAGGGCGCGCAGGCCCCGGCATCGGACCCACGCATGGACGGGGGCGTGGAGCGGGCCCGCACCCCCGATCCGTCACCCGGACCGCCGCCCACCGGAGGACCGGGTGGAGGGATCGTCGTCGATGTGAGCGGCAAGGTGCGCCGGCCGGGCATCTACCCCTTACCGTCCGGTGCGCGGGTCGCCGACGCGCTGCGGGCGGCGGGCGGAGTCCGGAGCGGCGTGGATCTCACCGGGCTCAACCGGGCGCGGGTGCTCATGGACGGGGAGCAGGTCGTGGTGGGCGCGCCACCTGGGCCGCAGGCCTTCGGCGCCACAGGAGGAGCTGCCGCAGGAGGGGCTGCGGCGGGCGCCGGTGGCGGCCCCACGACCGGTCCGGTCAGCCTCAACAGCGCGACGGTGGAACAGCTGGACACCCTGCCCGGTGTCGGCCCCGTTCTCGCCCAGCACATCGTCGACTACCGCACGCAGCACGGCGGCTTCCGGTCCGTCGGTGAGCTCCGTGAGGTCAATGGGATCGGCGACCGCCGGTTCGCCGACCTCCAACCGCTGGTGCGGCCATGA